The genomic window CCGCGCTACGACGACCTCGTCTACGGCCTGCGCAACCTCGACGAGGGCTTCGTCCCCGAGCTCTACGACGCGTCCGTGCTCACCACCCGCTTCTCCGTCGGCTCCACCGACGCCGTCACCCGCACCCGCGAGCTCCTCCAGCAGGAGGGCATCTTCGCGGGCGTCTCCACCGGCGCCGCGCTCCACGCCGCGATCGGCGTCGGCCGGAAGGCCGTCAAGGCGGGGGAGAGTGCGGACATCGTCTTCGTCGTCGCCGACGGCGGCTGGAAGTACCTCTCCACCGGTGTCTACACCGCCCCCACGACCGAGGCCGCGATCGAGACGCTGCACGGCCAGCTCTGGGCGTGACACCGGCCGGCACACGAACGGGCCCCCGGACCACCGGAACCTCAGGAGGCGTGAGGCGGGAAGTGCGACCCGCCCCACGCCTCCCGTGCGTCACCCCAGACCGCGCACCCGGTCCCACAGCCCCGGGTCCACCTCACCGGCCTTGCGGCGGAACGCCGACACCGCCACGTCCCGCAGCTCGTCCGTCTCCAGGAAACTCTGCCGCCCACGCGCGTCCCCCACCGCACCCCGCGGCAACGCGATCACTCCCGGCCGCTCCTCGTGATGCTTACTGGTGATCTTGGCGACGACCGCCGTGCCACCCCGCACCGACAGCACCAGACACGGCCGGTCCTTCGACCCGGGCCCGTCCTCGTACGGCACGTCGGCCCACCAGATCTCCCCGGGCCGCGGCTCACCGTGCGGCCGCCCCCTCTTCCGCTCCGGAGCCCGCCCCGGAGGACGGCTCCGCCCGCCCGGCCGCCGCGGACCACGCCCGCCCCGGCCCCGCGCATCGGAGACGGACGCCACGAGCGCCAGCAGGACCACGGCGGCCAGTGCCGCCCACCACCACGTGTTCATCCCCCGACCGTACCCGCGCCCCACGACCCCCGGTCTTCCATCGAACCGGTGACAGCACAGGTGAGTTCCCCCACAACGGCAGGCCATGGAGGAGCGACCGCCTGTTTCGCGCCTTAGGCTCGACGGACCGCACGAACCCTCCCCGTCCCACGCCTCGGAGGTTCACGCTCCATGAAGCTCACCGTCGTCGGCTGCTCCGGCTCGTTCCCCTCCACGGGATCGGCATGCTCGAGCTACCTCGTAGAGGCCGACGGCTTCCGGCTGCTCCTCGACATGGGCAACGGTGCCCTTGGCGAGCTGCAGCGCCATGTCGGTCTCTATGACCTCGACGCCATCTTCCTCAGCCACCTCCATGCCGACCACTGCATCGACATGTGCGCGTACTTCGTCGTCCGCTACTACCGCTTCGACGGCGGCAGACCCGCCGTGATCCCCGTGTACGGACCCGAGGGAACCGAAGGGCGCCTGACCACGGCTCACGCCGACACCCCGTCCGACCATGCCATGAGCGAGGTCTTCGACTTCCACACGCTGAAGTCCGGATCGTTCGAGATCGGCCCCTTCTCGGTCCGTACGGAGAAGGTCTGCCACCCGGTCGAGACCTTCGGCATCCGCATCGAGCACGAGGGCCGCACCCTCACGTACTCGGGTGACACGGGCACCTGCGAGGCGCTGGCCGAACTGGCCGAGGGAGCCGACCTGTTCCTCTGCGAAGCATCGTTCGTCCATGGCAAGGAGGACATCCCGGACCTCCACCTCAACGGCCGGGAAGCGGGCGAGTACGCCGCGCGCGCCGGAGCGGGCCGCCTCGTCCTCACCCACATCCCGCCGTGGACGGACGCCGCACGCAACCTCTCCGACGCCCGCGAGGTCTACGACGGCCCGGTGGAGCTGGCGGTACCCGGAGCGGTGTACGAGGTCTGAGACGCCGGCCCCACGCACGACGAAGCCCCCACCTCCCGTCGCGGGAGGTGGGGGCTTCTCGATGCGTCCGCCAGGGCTTACGCCTTGGTGAGGTCCTCGACCTCTTCCTCGGGCTCACGGCCCGGGGTGGTGAGGTTGAACTTCGTGATGGCGAAGCGGAAGACCACGTAGTAGATCACGGCGAAGACCAGGCCGATGGGGATGATCATCCACGGCTTCGTCGCCAGGTTCCAGTTCAGGAAGTAGTCGATCGCGCCGGCGGAGAAGCTGAAGCCGTGGTGCACGCCCAGGCCCCACGTGACGGCCATCGACACGGCGGTCAGCACCGCGTGGATGACGTACAGCAGCGGCGCGATGAACATGAACGCGAACTCGATCGGCTCCGTGATGCCGGTGACGAACGAGGTCAGCGCCAGGGACATCATCATGCCGCCCACGGCCTTGCGGCGTTCGGGCCGGGCCGTGTGCGTGATCGCCAGAGCGGCGGCGGGCAGCGCGAACATCATGATCGGGAAGAAGCCGGACATGAACTGACCGGCCGTGGGGTCACCGTGGAAGAAGCGCGGAAGGTCGCCGTGCCACGTGCCGCCGGCGGAGTCCTTGAAGGAACCGATCTCCTGCCAGGCCACCGTGTTCACGAACTGGTGCATGCCGACCGGCAGAAGCGCACGGTTGACGACACCGAAGATGCCGGCACCGACGGCGCCCAGACCCGTCATCCACTCACCGAAGTTGGTGATGAGGTCACCGATCGGCTCCCAGAGCAGACCGAAGAGAACACCCATGATGGTGCCGACGAAGGCCATGATGATCGGGACGAGGCGGCGGCCGTTGAAGAAGCCGAGCCAGTCCACCAGCTTGGTGCGGTGGTAGCGCTGCCAGATGACGGCGGCCAGGAGGCCCATGATGATGCCGCCGAAGACCTTGGGGTCGTTGTACGTCGCGGCGACGTCGACACCCTTGTTGGCTGTGGTGTTCACGACGGCGTCGGAGGTCGGGAACGCGGTCAGCACGTTCTTGTAGACCAGGAAGCCGACCAGAGCGGCGAGCGCGGTGGAACCGTCGGCCTTCTTGGCGAAGCCGATGGCTATGCCGACGCAGAACAGCAGCGGCAGGTTCGCGAAGACCGCGTCACCGGCGGTAGCGAAGACCGTGGCGACCTTCCCCCAGCCGAGGCCCTCCTCCCCGAAGACATCGGGCTGGCCGAGGCGGAGCAGGATGCCCGCCGCAGGCAGGACGGCGATCGGCAGCTGGAGGCTGCGCCCGATCTTCTGCAGGCCCTGGAACACGCCGGCACCCCGCTTCTTCGCGGGAGCCGCCGGGGCGGCAGCGGTATCCGTACTCATGAACTTCCTCCGGTAAGGCAAGGCGTCGCCGGGGACGGGTTACCGGGGAGGCGACGACTTGAGGAACGCGGCGGAGAGACAGCCGCGTGGTCTGGACCACTCAGTGGTGTAGACCAGTTTTAGCACGGTGAGGGTGAGATAAGGAACCTGCAAATCCGTAGCCCCGACGCCACCCTGGGTGACACGGCGAAGGCCCTCGGACCGGTGGGTCCGAGGGCCTTGCGGAAGGGGAGGGGCCTCTACCTGGTGAGGTCGTCCTCCGTCTTCCTCTCCTCCTCCGCGGGCTCCCGCCCGGGGGTCTGGAGATTGAACTTGGTGATCGCGAACCGGAAGATCACATAGTAGATCACCGCGAAGCACAGCCCGATCGGGACGATCAGCCACGGTTTGGTGTCCAGGTGCCAGTTGACGACGTAGTCGATCAGTCCCGCCGAGAAACTGAAGCCCGCGTGCACACCGAACGCCCACGTGACGCCCATCGAGACGCCGGTCAGGATGGCGTGCACCCCGTACAGCAGCGGAGCGACGAACAGGAACGAGAACTCGATCGGCTCCGTCACGCCCGTCACGAACGACGTCAGTGCCACGGAGAGCATGAGCCCGGACACCTCCTTGCGCCGCTCCGGCCGCGCGGTGTGCGCGATGGCGAGGGCGGCGGCGGGAAGGCCGAACATGAAGATCGGGAAGAAGCCCGAGGTGAACTGGCCCGCCGATGGGTCCCCGGCGAAGAACCGGGAGATGTCGCCCTGGACGGTCGCCCCGTCCGCGCCGGTGAACTCACCCGCCTGGAACCAGAAGAACGTGTTCAGGAACTGGTGCATGCCGATCGGGATCAGCAGCCGGTTCGCGAACCCGAAGATCGCCGCGCCCCAGGCGCCCAGATCGATCAGTTGCTTGGCGAACCAGGTCAGCGCGTCACCGACCGGCTGCCAGAGGAGGCCGAACAGCGTGCCCAGGATCACACAGAGGAACGCCATCAGGATCGGTACGAGGCGGCGGCCGTTGAAGAAGCCCAGCCAGTCGACCAGCTTGGTGCGGTGGTAGCGCTGCCAGACGACCGCGGTCAGCAGGCCGATGATGATGCCGCCGAGGACCCCCGGGTTCTGCGGCGTCCCGGCGGGCAGCGCCTCGGTCACCGTCCCGTCGACCGGGAACGCCGTCAGCACGCCCCGGTAGACGAGGAATCCGACGACCGCCGCGAGTGCGGTCGAGCCGTCCGCCTTCTTCGCGAAACCGATGGCCACACCGATGCAGAACAGCAGGGGCAGGCCCAGGTCGCCGTTGAGGATCGCCCCGCCGCCGTTGAGGAGGACCTTGGCGAACTTGTCCCAGAAGGCGCCGTGCAGCGAGGAGCCGAAGAGGTTGCCGAGGCTGACCAGGAGGCCGGCGGCGGGCAGGACGGCCACCGGCAGCTGCAGGCTGCGGCCCACCTTCTGCAAACCCTGGACCGGCCCGTTCCACCACTGCCGCTGCGGTACTGCCGCCGCGCTCGAACTCATCGGCTTCCTCCCGGAACAAGCCTGGTTTGGCGGTCGTTGGAAACTGGTGTAGACCAGTTGCGATACGGTGCGGAGCCCTGCCGGAAGGCAGGGTGTCGGTGATCGTCATCATTGGGGACCGTCCGGTTACCCGCCCGTGAAGTTGGGCCAACCGTGCGTTACCGTGACGAAACGGACCCACGGTGGGCCGCCCCACGCACGCACAGACCAGGGAGAAGGACATGGCCAGCAAGGCTGAGAAGATCGTCGCCGGGCTCGGCGGTATCGAGAACATCGACGAGATCGAAGGCTGCATCACCCGCCTCCGCACCGAGGTCCACGACCCCAGCAAGGTCGACGAAGCCGCGCTCAAGGCCGCCGGAGCCCATGGCGTCGTCAAGATGGGCACCGCGATCCAGGTCGTCATCGGCACCGACGCCGACCCCATCGCCGCCGACATCGAAGACATGATGTGACCGGCTGACACCACCGGCCCACCCGAACCCACGCGCAGGCCCCGCTCCGCCCCCGACCGGCCGGGAGCAGGGCCTGCCGTGCACCCGAACAGACCCCGCGCCCGCAGCCGATAGGCTCGACGCCATGTCTCGCATCGACGGCCGCACCCCCGAACAGCTCCGCCCCGTCACCATCGAACGCGGATGGAGCAAGCACGCCGAAGGCTCCGTACTCGTCTCCTTCGGCGACACCAAGGTCTTCTGTACGGCCTCCGTCACCGAAGGCGTCCCCCGCTGGCGCAAAGGCAGCGGCGAAGGCTGGGTCACCGCCGAGTACTCCATGCTTCCCCGCTCCACCAACACCCGCGGCGACCGTGAATCCGTGCGCGGCAAGATCGGCGGCCGCACCCACGAGATCAGCCGCCTCATCGGCCGCTCCCTGCGCGCGGTGATCGACTACAAGGCCCTCGGCGAGAACACCATCGTCCTCGACTGCGACGTCCTCCAGGCCGACGGCGGCACCCGCACGGCCGCCATCACCGGTGCCTACGTCGCCCTCGCCGACGCCATCGCCTGGGCCCAGGGCAAGAAGATCATCAAGCACGGCCGCAAGCCCCTCACCGGCACCGTCGCCGCCATCAGCGTCGGCATCGTCGACGGCACCCCCCTCCTCGACCTCTGCTACGAGGAAGACGTCCGCGCCGAGACCGACATGAACGTCGTCTGCACCGGCGACGGCCGCTTCGTCGAGGTGCAGGGCACCGCCGAGGCCCAGCCCTTCGACCGCAGCGAACTCGACGCCCTCCTGGACCTCGCCACCGCGGGCTGCGTCGACCTGGCCAAGCTCCAGGAAGAAGCCCTCGCCCGCACACTCGGCGAGTAAAGAAGCAACCAAAAGCGCAGCGCACAGCGTCGTAACGAGCACGGGCGCACGGGTCGAACCGTGCGTCCGTCCACGTATCCGCTCCGGGGAGGGACCGCACCATGGCCTCGCGCCGCCACCACCGCACCGCACTCGCCGTCACGGCCACCCTGCTGACGCTCACCGCCGCGGCAGGCTGCGGCGCCGTCGACAAGGCCCTCGACTGCGTACGCACCGCCGACGCCATCGCCACCAGCGTCAACAGTCTCCAGCAGGCGATATCCAACGCTTCCAACGACCCCACGCAGGCATCGGAAGCCCTGGACCAGATCGACAAGGACCTCAAGGACCTCGGCGACACCACTGACAACGCCGATCTCAGCAAGGCGGTCGACGACCTCCAGGCCGGCGTGACCAACGTCCGCGACTCCCTCGACAAGGGCGACGCCACCCCCGACATCACCCCCGTCACGGACGCGGCCGCCGAGATCGGCAAGGTCTGCACCCCCTGACCGGAGACGCCCCCACCCCGTCGCAGGGAGGGCCGCACCCCGTCGACAGGCGGCGATAATCGAGGCATGACGCGCCTGATCCTCGCCACCCGCAACGCCGGGAAAATCACCGAACTCCACGCGATCCTCGCCGACGCGGGCCTGACCCACGACCTCGTCGGCGCGGATGCGTACCCGGACATCCCCGACGTCAAGGAAACCGGCGTCACCTTCGCCGAGAACGCACTCCTCAAGGCACACGCCCTGGCCCGGGCCACCGGCCACCCGGCCATCGCGGACGACTCCGGACTGTGCGTCGACGTGCTCGGCGGCGCCCCCGGGATCTTCTCCGCCCGCTGGTCCGGCACCCACGGCGACGACCGGGCCAACCTGGACCTGCTCCTCGCCCAGCTCGGCGACATCGACGCCCCCCACCGCGGCGCCTATTTCGCCTGCGCCGCCGCCCTGGCCCTGCCCGACGGCACGGAACGCGTGGTCGAGGGCCGCCTCAACGGCACCCTGCGCCACACCCCGGCCGGCACGCACGGCTTCGGCTACGACCCGATCCTCCAGCCGGACGACGAGACCCGCACGTGCGCCGAGCTCACCCCGGCGGAGAAGAACGCGATCAGCCACCGGGGGAAGGCGTTCCGGGCGCTGGTGCCGGTGGTGCGGGAGCTGGTGGGCTGAGACCCGCCTCGCCACAGACCGAGAGGGGCCCACCCACGGTCGGGGGCCCCTCTCGGTTTCCGTGCGGCCGGTGGGACTCGAACCCACACGGGATTTCTCCCACGGCGATCTAAACGCCGCTCGGCTGCCAGTTACGACACGGCCGCATGCCATCGACCATGCTAACGGGATGGCGTCCCGCACGGGTACGCCGAGGCGGATCGGGTTCCCGTCCCCGATCCGCCTCCCCGGTCACTCGCCGGTGTTCCCCGCACGAGGTACATCGGTACCCGCGCCGATCTCCCGCAGCGCCCGGTGAAGACGCGGGCCCGTACGGCTTCACCTGAAGCGGTACGGGCCCTTCCGGACGGTGCGTCAGAACTTCGGTTCCGGGCTCTGGGCCTGGACCAGTTCGGCCGCCTCCTGCTCGGTCTCCACCGAGGGCGGGGAACCGGCGAGCGGCTGGTTGGCGGTCTCCTTCATGCAGGCCACCGCGATCACGCCGACCAGGGCCGCCGCCATCGCGTAGTACGCCGGCATGAGGTTCGTGCCGCTCCAGCTGATCAGGGCCGTGATCACCAGCGGTGTCGTGCCGCCGAAGATCGAGGCCGAGAGGTTGTAGCCGACCGACAGGGAGCCGTAGCGGACGTTGGTCGGGAACAGGGCCGGGAGGGCTGCCGACATCGTTCCCAGCAGGCAGACGAGGGAGAGGCCCAGCATCAGCATGCCGATGATGATCGCGGGGATGCTGCCCTGGCGGATCAGCAGGAAGGCCGGCAGGGAGAGGAACAGGAATCCCAGCATGCCGGTCATCAGCAGGGGCTTGCGGCCGAAGCGGTCGGAGAGCTTGCCGAACCGGCTGATGATCACCATCAGGACGACCATGACGCCGAGCAGGATGAGCAGCCCGTGGGTCTCGCTGTAACCGAGCTCGTCGGAGAGGTAGGTCGGCATGTACGACAGGAGCATGTAGTCGGTGATGTTGTACGCGCCGACCAGGGCGATGCAGAGGATCAGCGTCGGCCAGTACTGGCGGAAGATCTTGGCCAGGTCGCCCTTGGCGGTGGACTCGACGTGGTCGGCGGCATCCGTGGCGTGGGCGGTGCCGCCTTCGAGCTTCTGGAAGGCGGGGGTCTCGTCCAGGCGCAGTCGCAGGTAGAGGCCGACGAGGCCGAGGGGTCCGGCGACGAGGAACGGGATGCGCCAGCCCCAGGACTCCATCTGGCCGGTGTCCAGGAGGGCGTAGAGGAGGGTGACCAGGCCGGCGGCGCCGACGTATCCGGCGAGTGTGCCGAATTCGAGGAAGCTGCCGAAGAAGCCCCGGCGCTTGTCGGGGGCGTACTCGGCGATGAACGTCGACGCGCCGCCGTACTCGCCGCCGGTGGAGAAGCCCTGGAGCATCCGGAAGAAGATCAGGAGTACCGCTGCCCAGACGCCGATCGTGCCGTGGGAGGGGATGAGGCCGATCGCGAAGGTGCCGACGGCCATGAGGATCATGGTGAGGGCGAGGACCTTCTTGCGGCCGATCTTGTCGCCCATGGGGCCGAAGAACATGCCGCCGAGCGGCCGTACGAGGAAGGCCACGGCGAAGGTGGCGAACGACGAGAGGAGCTGGGTGGTGTCGTTCCCGGACGGGAAGAACACGTGCCCGATGGTGACGGCCAGGTAGGAGTAGATGCCGAAGTCGAACCACTCCATGGCGTTGCCGAGCGACGCCGCTTTCACCGCACGCTTGACCGCCTGGTCGTCGGTGACGGTGATGTCCGTCCGGCGGAGCCGGGGGTTCCGGCGCTTCCGGATGGCCCGGAAGAGCGTGGGGTGCCGCTTGACCGCATCAGGGTCGGCCGCCTGGTGGGGGTCGGAGGCCGCCATGGCCGGTTCCTTTCGTCGAACGGTGTTCCAGGAAAGGCTTCTGCGCGGTCATGGCGGTTGCAAACCGAATTCGTGGCCGAGTGCGACCTCGGTCACATCTCCTGGGGCAGGCGCCCCGGACCGGGGTCAGATCCCCAGGTCCTTGATGATCTTGGCGACGTGGCCGGTCGCTTTGACGTTGTAGAGGGCCTTCTCCACCCTGCCCTCTTCGTCGACGACGATCGT from Streptomyces sp. NBC_01341 includes these protein-coding regions:
- a CDS encoding type II toxin-antitoxin system PemK/MazF family toxin encodes the protein MNTWWWAALAAVVLLALVASVSDARGRGGRGPRRPGGRSRPPGRAPERKRGRPHGEPRPGEIWWADVPYEDGPGSKDRPCLVLSVRGGTAVVAKITSKHHEERPGVIALPRGAVGDARGRQSFLETDELRDVAVSAFRRKAGEVDPGLWDRVRGLG
- a CDS encoding MBL fold metallo-hydrolase, whose amino-acid sequence is MKLTVVGCSGSFPSTGSACSSYLVEADGFRLLLDMGNGALGELQRHVGLYDLDAIFLSHLHADHCIDMCAYFVVRYYRFDGGRPAVIPVYGPEGTEGRLTTAHADTPSDHAMSEVFDFHTLKSGSFEIGPFSVRTEKVCHPVETFGIRIEHEGRTLTYSGDTGTCEALAELAEGADLFLCEASFVHGKEDIPDLHLNGREAGEYAARAGAGRLVLTHIPPWTDAARNLSDAREVYDGPVELAVPGAVYEV
- a CDS encoding PTS transporter subunit EIIC; the protein is MSTDTAAAPAAPAKKRGAGVFQGLQKIGRSLQLPIAVLPAAGILLRLGQPDVFGEEGLGWGKVATVFATAGDAVFANLPLLFCVGIAIGFAKKADGSTALAALVGFLVYKNVLTAFPTSDAVVNTTANKGVDVAATYNDPKVFGGIIMGLLAAVIWQRYHRTKLVDWLGFFNGRRLVPIIMAFVGTIMGVLFGLLWEPIGDLITNFGEWMTGLGAVGAGIFGVVNRALLPVGMHQFVNTVAWQEIGSFKDSAGGTWHGDLPRFFHGDPTAGQFMSGFFPIMMFALPAAALAITHTARPERRKAVGGMMMSLALTSFVTGITEPIEFAFMFIAPLLYVIHAVLTAVSMAVTWGLGVHHGFSFSAGAIDYFLNWNLATKPWMIIPIGLVFAVIYYVVFRFAITKFNLTTPGREPEEEVEDLTKA
- a CDS encoding PTS transporter subunit EIIC; amino-acid sequence: MSSSAAAVPQRQWWNGPVQGLQKVGRSLQLPVAVLPAAGLLVSLGNLFGSSLHGAFWDKFAKVLLNGGGAILNGDLGLPLLFCIGVAIGFAKKADGSTALAAVVGFLVYRGVLTAFPVDGTVTEALPAGTPQNPGVLGGIIIGLLTAVVWQRYHRTKLVDWLGFFNGRRLVPILMAFLCVILGTLFGLLWQPVGDALTWFAKQLIDLGAWGAAIFGFANRLLIPIGMHQFLNTFFWFQAGEFTGADGATVQGDISRFFAGDPSAGQFTSGFFPIFMFGLPAAALAIAHTARPERRKEVSGLMLSVALTSFVTGVTEPIEFSFLFVAPLLYGVHAILTGVSMGVTWAFGVHAGFSFSAGLIDYVVNWHLDTKPWLIVPIGLCFAVIYYVIFRFAITKFNLQTPGREPAEEERKTEDDLTR
- a CDS encoding glucose PTS transporter subunit EIIB, whose protein sequence is MGRPTHAQTREKDMASKAEKIVAGLGGIENIDEIEGCITRLRTEVHDPSKVDEAALKAAGAHGVVKMGTAIQVVIGTDADPIAADIEDMM
- the rph gene encoding ribonuclease PH — protein: MSRIDGRTPEQLRPVTIERGWSKHAEGSVLVSFGDTKVFCTASVTEGVPRWRKGSGEGWVTAEYSMLPRSTNTRGDRESVRGKIGGRTHEISRLIGRSLRAVIDYKALGENTIVLDCDVLQADGGTRTAAITGAYVALADAIAWAQGKKIIKHGRKPLTGTVAAISVGIVDGTPLLDLCYEEDVRAETDMNVVCTGDGRFVEVQGTAEAQPFDRSELDALLDLATAGCVDLAKLQEEALARTLGE
- the rdgB gene encoding RdgB/HAM1 family non-canonical purine NTP pyrophosphatase, encoding MTRLILATRNAGKITELHAILADAGLTHDLVGADAYPDIPDVKETGVTFAENALLKAHALARATGHPAIADDSGLCVDVLGGAPGIFSARWSGTHGDDRANLDLLLAQLGDIDAPHRGAYFACAAALALPDGTERVVEGRLNGTLRHTPAGTHGFGYDPILQPDDETRTCAELTPAEKNAISHRGKAFRALVPVVRELVG
- the proP gene encoding glycine betaine/L-proline transporter ProP, which encodes MAASDPHQAADPDAVKRHPTLFRAIRKRRNPRLRRTDITVTDDQAVKRAVKAASLGNAMEWFDFGIYSYLAVTIGHVFFPSGNDTTQLLSSFATFAVAFLVRPLGGMFFGPMGDKIGRKKVLALTMILMAVGTFAIGLIPSHGTIGVWAAVLLIFFRMLQGFSTGGEYGGASTFIAEYAPDKRRGFFGSFLEFGTLAGYVGAAGLVTLLYALLDTGQMESWGWRIPFLVAGPLGLVGLYLRLRLDETPAFQKLEGGTAHATDAADHVESTAKGDLAKIFRQYWPTLILCIALVGAYNITDYMLLSYMPTYLSDELGYSETHGLLILLGVMVVLMVIISRFGKLSDRFGRKPLLMTGMLGFLFLSLPAFLLIRQGSIPAIIIGMLMLGLSLVCLLGTMSAALPALFPTNVRYGSLSVGYNLSASIFGGTTPLVITALISWSGTNLMPAYYAMAAALVGVIAVACMKETANQPLAGSPPSVETEQEAAELVQAQSPEPKF